The following are from one region of the Mustela lutreola isolate mMusLut2 chromosome 9, mMusLut2.pri, whole genome shotgun sequence genome:
- the ROMO1 gene encoding reactive oxygen species modulator 1, producing MPVAVGPYGQSQPSCFDRVKMGFVMGCAVGMAAGALFGTFSCLRIGMRGRELMGGIGKTMMQSGGTFGTFMAIGMGIRC from the exons ATGCCGGTGGCCGTGGGGCCCTACGGGCAGTCCCAGCCGAGCTGCTTCGACCGCGTGAAGATGGGCTTTGTGATGGGCTGCGCAGTGGGCATGGCGGCCGGGGCGCTCTTCGGCACCTTTTCCTGTCTCAG GATCGGAATGCGGGGTCGGGAGCTGATGGGCGGAATCGGGAAAACCATGATGCAGAGTGGCGGCACATTTGGCACATTCATGGCCATCGGGATGGGCATCCGATGCTAA
- the RBM39 gene encoding RNA-binding protein 39 isoform X3 has translation MADDIDIEAMLEAPYKKDENKLSSANGHEERSKKRKKSKSRSRSHERKRSKSKERKRSRDRERKKSKSRERKRSRSKERRRSRSRSRDRRFRGRYRSPYSGPKFNSAIRGKIGLPHSIKLSRRRSRSKSPFRKDKSPVREPIDNLTPEERDARTVFCMQLAARIRPRDLEEFFSTVGKVRDVRMISDRNSRRSKGIAYVEFVDVSSVPLAIGLTGQRVLGVPIIVQASQAEKNRAAAMANNLQKGSAGPMRLYVGSLHFNITEDMLRGIFEPFGRIESIQLMMDSETGRSKGYGFITFSDSECAKKALEQLNGFELAGRPMKVGHVTERTDASSASSFLDSDELERTGIDLGTTGRLQLMARLAEGTGLQIPPAAQQALQMSGSLAFGAVADLQTRLSQQTEASALAAAASVQPLATQCFQLSNMFNPQTEEEVGWDTEIKDDVIEECNKHGGVIHIYVDKNSAQGNVYVKCPSIAAAIAAVNALHGRWFAGKMITAAYVPLPTYHNLFPDSMTATQLLVPSRR, from the exons AAGTTGAGCAGTGCTAACGGCCATGAAGAACGTAGCAAAAA gaggaaaaaaagcaagagcAGAAGTCGTAGTCATGAACGGAAAAGAAGCAAAAGTAAGGAACGGAAACGAAGTAgagatagagaaaggaaaaagagcaaaAGCCGAGAAAGGAAGCGAAGTAGGAGCAAAGAAAGGAGGCGGAGCCGCTCAAGAAGTCGAGATCGCAGATTCAGAGGCCGCTACAGAAGTCCTTA CTCCGGACCAAAATTTAACAGTGCCATCCGAGGAAAGATTGGGTTGCCTCATAGCATCAAATTAAG CAGACGACGTTCCCGAAGCAAAAGTCCATTCAGAAAAGACAAGAGCCCTGTGAG GGAACCTATTGATAATCTAACTCCTGAAGAAAGAGATGCAAGGACAGTTTTCTGCATGCAGCTGGCAGCAAGAATTAGGCCAAGGGATTTGGAAGAGTTTTTCTCTACAGTAGGAAAG gttcgAGATGTGAGAATGATTTCTGATAGAAATTCAAGACGTTCCAAAGGAATTGCATATGTGGAGTTTGTTGATGTTAGCTCAGTGCCTCTAGCAATAGGATTAACTGGCCAACGTGTTTTAGGAGTGCCAATCATAGTACAAGCATCACAG GCAGAAAAAAACAGAGCTGCAGCAATGGCGAACAATCTACAGAAGGGAAGTGCTGGACCTATGAGGCTTTATGTGGGCTCGTTACACTTTAACATAACTGAAGATATGCTTCGGGGAATCTTTGAGCCTTTTGGAAGG attgaaAGTATCCAGCTCATGATGGATAGTGAAACAGGTCGATCTAAGGGATATGGATTTATTACG TTTTCTGATTCAGAATGTGCCAAGAAGGCTTTGGAACAGCTTAATGGATTTGAGTTAGCAGGAAGACCAATGAAAGTTGGTCATGTTACTGAACGTACTGATGCTTCCAGTGCTAGCTCATTCTTGGACAGTGATGAACTGGAAAGGACTGGAATTGACTTGGGAACAACTGGTCGTCTCCAATTAATGGCAAGACTTGCAGAAG GTACAGGTTTGCAGATTCCACCAGCAGCACAGCAGGCTCTACAAATGAGTGGCTCTTTGGCATTTGGTGCTGTGGCAG ATTTGCAAACAAGACTTTCTCAACAGACTGAAG ctTCAGCTTTAGCTGCAGCTGCCTCTGTTCAGCCTCTTGCAACACAGTGTTTCCAACTTTCTAACATGTTTAACCCTCAAAC AGAAGAAGAAGTTGGATGGGATACAGAGATTAAGGATGATGTGATTGAAGAATGTAATAAACATGGAGGAGTTATTCATATTTATGTTGACAAAAATTCAGCtcag gGCAACGTGTATGTGAAGTGCCCATCAATTGCTGCAGCCATTGCTGCTGTCAATGCATTGCATGGCAGGTGGTTTGCTG GTAAAATGATAACAGCAGCATATGTACCTCTTCCAACTTATCACAACCTCTTCCCTGATTCTATGACAGCAACACAACTACTGGTTCCAAGTAGACGATGA
- the RBM39 gene encoding RNA-binding protein 39 isoform X7: MQLAARIRPRDLEEFFSTVGKVRDVRMISDRNSRRSKGIAYVEFVDVSSVPLAIGLTGQRVLGVPIIVQASQAEKNRAAAMANNLQKGSAGPMRLYVGSLHFNITEDMLRGIFEPFGRIESIQLMMDSETGRSKGYGFITFSDSECAKKALEQLNGFELAGRPMKVGHVTERTDASSASSFLDSDELERTGIDLGTTGRLQLMARLAEGTGLQIPPAAQQALQMSGSLAFGAVAEFSFVIDLQTRLSQQTEASALAAAASVQPLATQCFQLSNMFNPQTEEEVGWDTEIKDDVIEECNKHGGVIHIYVDKNSAQGNVYVKCPSIAAAIAAVNALHGRWFAGKMITAAYVPLPTYHNLFPDSMTATQLLVPSRR, encoded by the exons ATGCAGCTGGCAGCAAGAATTAGGCCAAGGGATTTGGAAGAGTTTTTCTCTACAGTAGGAAAG gttcgAGATGTGAGAATGATTTCTGATAGAAATTCAAGACGTTCCAAAGGAATTGCATATGTGGAGTTTGTTGATGTTAGCTCAGTGCCTCTAGCAATAGGATTAACTGGCCAACGTGTTTTAGGAGTGCCAATCATAGTACAAGCATCACAG GCAGAAAAAAACAGAGCTGCAGCAATGGCGAACAATCTACAGAAGGGAAGTGCTGGACCTATGAGGCTTTATGTGGGCTCGTTACACTTTAACATAACTGAAGATATGCTTCGGGGAATCTTTGAGCCTTTTGGAAGG attgaaAGTATCCAGCTCATGATGGATAGTGAAACAGGTCGATCTAAGGGATATGGATTTATTACG TTTTCTGATTCAGAATGTGCCAAGAAGGCTTTGGAACAGCTTAATGGATTTGAGTTAGCAGGAAGACCAATGAAAGTTGGTCATGTTACTGAACGTACTGATGCTTCCAGTGCTAGCTCATTCTTGGACAGTGATGAACTGGAAAGGACTGGAATTGACTTGGGAACAACTGGTCGTCTCCAATTAATGGCAAGACTTGCAGAAG GTACAGGTTTGCAGATTCCACCAGCAGCACAGCAGGCTCTACAAATGAGTGGCTCTTTGGCATTTGGTGCTGTGGCAG AATTCTCTTTTGTTATAGATTTGCAAACAAGACTTTCTCAACAGACTGAAG ctTCAGCTTTAGCTGCAGCTGCCTCTGTTCAGCCTCTTGCAACACAGTGTTTCCAACTTTCTAACATGTTTAACCCTCAAAC AGAAGAAGAAGTTGGATGGGATACAGAGATTAAGGATGATGTGATTGAAGAATGTAATAAACATGGAGGAGTTATTCATATTTATGTTGACAAAAATTCAGCtcag gGCAACGTGTATGTGAAGTGCCCATCAATTGCTGCAGCCATTGCTGCTGTCAATGCATTGCATGGCAGGTGGTTTGCTG GTAAAATGATAACAGCAGCATATGTACCTCTTCCAACTTATCACAACCTCTTCCCTGATTCTATGACAGCAACACAACTACTGGTTCCAAGTAGACGATGA
- the RBM39 gene encoding RNA-binding protein 39 isoform X1: MADDIDIEAMLEAPYKKDENKLSSANGHEERSKKRKKSKSRSRSHERKRSKSKERKRSRDRERKKSKSRERKRSRSKERRRSRSRSRDRRFRGRYRSPYSGPKFNSAIRGKIGLPHSIKLSRRRSRSKSPFRKDKSPVREPIDNLTPEERDARTVFCMQLAARIRPRDLEEFFSTVGKVRDVRMISDRNSRRSKGIAYVEFVDVSSVPLAIGLTGQRVLGVPIIVQASQAEKNRAAAMANNLQKGSAGPMRLYVGSLHFNITEDMLRGIFEPFGRIESIQLMMDSETGRSKGYGFITFSDSECAKKALEQLNGFELAGRPMKVGHVTERTDASSASSFLDSDELERTGIDLGTTGRLQLMARLAEGTGLQIPPAAQQALQMSGSLAFGAVAEFSFVIDLQTRLSQQTEASALAAAASVQPLATQCFQLSNMFNPQTEEEVGWDTEIKDDVIEECNKHGGVIHIYVDKNSAQGNVYVKCPSIAAAIAAVNALHGRWFAGKMITAAYVPLPTYHNLFPDSMTATQLLVPSRR; the protein is encoded by the exons AAGTTGAGCAGTGCTAACGGCCATGAAGAACGTAGCAAAAA gaggaaaaaaagcaagagcAGAAGTCGTAGTCATGAACGGAAAAGAAGCAAAAGTAAGGAACGGAAACGAAGTAgagatagagaaaggaaaaagagcaaaAGCCGAGAAAGGAAGCGAAGTAGGAGCAAAGAAAGGAGGCGGAGCCGCTCAAGAAGTCGAGATCGCAGATTCAGAGGCCGCTACAGAAGTCCTTA CTCCGGACCAAAATTTAACAGTGCCATCCGAGGAAAGATTGGGTTGCCTCATAGCATCAAATTAAG CAGACGACGTTCCCGAAGCAAAAGTCCATTCAGAAAAGACAAGAGCCCTGTGAG GGAACCTATTGATAATCTAACTCCTGAAGAAAGAGATGCAAGGACAGTTTTCTGCATGCAGCTGGCAGCAAGAATTAGGCCAAGGGATTTGGAAGAGTTTTTCTCTACAGTAGGAAAG gttcgAGATGTGAGAATGATTTCTGATAGAAATTCAAGACGTTCCAAAGGAATTGCATATGTGGAGTTTGTTGATGTTAGCTCAGTGCCTCTAGCAATAGGATTAACTGGCCAACGTGTTTTAGGAGTGCCAATCATAGTACAAGCATCACAG GCAGAAAAAAACAGAGCTGCAGCAATGGCGAACAATCTACAGAAGGGAAGTGCTGGACCTATGAGGCTTTATGTGGGCTCGTTACACTTTAACATAACTGAAGATATGCTTCGGGGAATCTTTGAGCCTTTTGGAAGG attgaaAGTATCCAGCTCATGATGGATAGTGAAACAGGTCGATCTAAGGGATATGGATTTATTACG TTTTCTGATTCAGAATGTGCCAAGAAGGCTTTGGAACAGCTTAATGGATTTGAGTTAGCAGGAAGACCAATGAAAGTTGGTCATGTTACTGAACGTACTGATGCTTCCAGTGCTAGCTCATTCTTGGACAGTGATGAACTGGAAAGGACTGGAATTGACTTGGGAACAACTGGTCGTCTCCAATTAATGGCAAGACTTGCAGAAG GTACAGGTTTGCAGATTCCACCAGCAGCACAGCAGGCTCTACAAATGAGTGGCTCTTTGGCATTTGGTGCTGTGGCAG AATTCTCTTTTGTTATAGATTTGCAAACAAGACTTTCTCAACAGACTGAAG ctTCAGCTTTAGCTGCAGCTGCCTCTGTTCAGCCTCTTGCAACACAGTGTTTCCAACTTTCTAACATGTTTAACCCTCAAAC AGAAGAAGAAGTTGGATGGGATACAGAGATTAAGGATGATGTGATTGAAGAATGTAATAAACATGGAGGAGTTATTCATATTTATGTTGACAAAAATTCAGCtcag gGCAACGTGTATGTGAAGTGCCCATCAATTGCTGCAGCCATTGCTGCTGTCAATGCATTGCATGGCAGGTGGTTTGCTG GTAAAATGATAACAGCAGCATATGTACCTCTTCCAACTTATCACAACCTCTTCCCTGATTCTATGACAGCAACACAACTACTGGTTCCAAGTAGACGATGA
- the RBM39 gene encoding RNA-binding protein 39 isoform X5, whose product MKNVAKSKKKSKSRSRSHERKRSKSKERKRSRDRERKKSKSRERKRSRSKERRRSRSRSRDRRFRGRYRSPYSGPKFNSAIRGKIGLPHSIKLSRRRSRSKSPFRKDKSPVREPIDNLTPEERDARTVFCMQLAARIRPRDLEEFFSTVGKVRDVRMISDRNSRRSKGIAYVEFVDVSSVPLAIGLTGQRVLGVPIIVQASQAEKNRAAAMANNLQKGSAGPMRLYVGSLHFNITEDMLRGIFEPFGRIESIQLMMDSETGRSKGYGFITFSDSECAKKALEQLNGFELAGRPMKVGHVTERTDASSASSFLDSDELERTGIDLGTTGRLQLMARLAEGTGLQIPPAAQQALQMSGSLAFGAVAEFSFVIDLQTRLSQQTEASALAAAASVQPLATQCFQLSNMFNPQTEEEVGWDTEIKDDVIEECNKHGGVIHIYVDKNSAQGNVYVKCPSIAAAIAAVNALHGRWFAGKMITAAYVPLPTYHNLFPDSMTATQLLVPSRR is encoded by the exons ATGAAGAACGTAGCAAAAAGTAA gaaaaaaagcaagagcAGAAGTCGTAGTCATGAACGGAAAAGAAGCAAAAGTAAGGAACGGAAACGAAGTAgagatagagaaaggaaaaagagcaaaAGCCGAGAAAGGAAGCGAAGTAGGAGCAAAGAAAGGAGGCGGAGCCGCTCAAGAAGTCGAGATCGCAGATTCAGAGGCCGCTACAGAAGTCCTTA CTCCGGACCAAAATTTAACAGTGCCATCCGAGGAAAGATTGGGTTGCCTCATAGCATCAAATTAAG CAGACGACGTTCCCGAAGCAAAAGTCCATTCAGAAAAGACAAGAGCCCTGTGAG GGAACCTATTGATAATCTAACTCCTGAAGAAAGAGATGCAAGGACAGTTTTCTGCATGCAGCTGGCAGCAAGAATTAGGCCAAGGGATTTGGAAGAGTTTTTCTCTACAGTAGGAAAG gttcgAGATGTGAGAATGATTTCTGATAGAAATTCAAGACGTTCCAAAGGAATTGCATATGTGGAGTTTGTTGATGTTAGCTCAGTGCCTCTAGCAATAGGATTAACTGGCCAACGTGTTTTAGGAGTGCCAATCATAGTACAAGCATCACAG GCAGAAAAAAACAGAGCTGCAGCAATGGCGAACAATCTACAGAAGGGAAGTGCTGGACCTATGAGGCTTTATGTGGGCTCGTTACACTTTAACATAACTGAAGATATGCTTCGGGGAATCTTTGAGCCTTTTGGAAGG attgaaAGTATCCAGCTCATGATGGATAGTGAAACAGGTCGATCTAAGGGATATGGATTTATTACG TTTTCTGATTCAGAATGTGCCAAGAAGGCTTTGGAACAGCTTAATGGATTTGAGTTAGCAGGAAGACCAATGAAAGTTGGTCATGTTACTGAACGTACTGATGCTTCCAGTGCTAGCTCATTCTTGGACAGTGATGAACTGGAAAGGACTGGAATTGACTTGGGAACAACTGGTCGTCTCCAATTAATGGCAAGACTTGCAGAAG GTACAGGTTTGCAGATTCCACCAGCAGCACAGCAGGCTCTACAAATGAGTGGCTCTTTGGCATTTGGTGCTGTGGCAG AATTCTCTTTTGTTATAGATTTGCAAACAAGACTTTCTCAACAGACTGAAG ctTCAGCTTTAGCTGCAGCTGCCTCTGTTCAGCCTCTTGCAACACAGTGTTTCCAACTTTCTAACATGTTTAACCCTCAAAC AGAAGAAGAAGTTGGATGGGATACAGAGATTAAGGATGATGTGATTGAAGAATGTAATAAACATGGAGGAGTTATTCATATTTATGTTGACAAAAATTCAGCtcag gGCAACGTGTATGTGAAGTGCCCATCAATTGCTGCAGCCATTGCTGCTGTCAATGCATTGCATGGCAGGTGGTTTGCTG GTAAAATGATAACAGCAGCATATGTACCTCTTCCAACTTATCACAACCTCTTCCCTGATTCTATGACAGCAACACAACTACTGGTTCCAAGTAGACGATGA
- the RBM39 gene encoding RNA-binding protein 39 isoform X6: MADDIDIEAMLEAPYKKDENKLSSANGHEERSKKRKKSKSRSRSHERKRSKSKERKRSRDRERKKSKSRERKRSRSKERRRSRSRSRDRRFRGRYRSPYRRRSRSKSPFRKDKSPVREPIDNLTPEERDARTVFCMQLAARIRPRDLEEFFSTVGKVRDVRMISDRNSRRSKGIAYVEFVDVSSVPLAIGLTGQRVLGVPIIVQASQAEKNRAAAMANNLQKGSAGPMRLYVGSLHFNITEDMLRGIFEPFGRIESIQLMMDSETGRSKGYGFITFSDSECAKKALEQLNGFELAGRPMKVGHVTERTDASSASSFLDSDELERTGIDLGTTGRLQLMARLAEGTGLQIPPAAQQALQMSGSLAFGAVADLQTRLSQQTEASALAAAASVQPLATQCFQLSNMFNPQTEEEVGWDTEIKDDVIEECNKHGGVIHIYVDKNSAQGNVYVKCPSIAAAIAAVNALHGRWFAGKMITAAYVPLPTYHNLFPDSMTATQLLVPSRR, from the exons AAGTTGAGCAGTGCTAACGGCCATGAAGAACGTAGCAAAAA gaggaaaaaaagcaagagcAGAAGTCGTAGTCATGAACGGAAAAGAAGCAAAAGTAAGGAACGGAAACGAAGTAgagatagagaaaggaaaaagagcaaaAGCCGAGAAAGGAAGCGAAGTAGGAGCAAAGAAAGGAGGCGGAGCCGCTCAAGAAGTCGAGATCGCAGATTCAGAGGCCGCTACAGAAGTCCTTA CAGACGACGTTCCCGAAGCAAAAGTCCATTCAGAAAAGACAAGAGCCCTGTGAG GGAACCTATTGATAATCTAACTCCTGAAGAAAGAGATGCAAGGACAGTTTTCTGCATGCAGCTGGCAGCAAGAATTAGGCCAAGGGATTTGGAAGAGTTTTTCTCTACAGTAGGAAAG gttcgAGATGTGAGAATGATTTCTGATAGAAATTCAAGACGTTCCAAAGGAATTGCATATGTGGAGTTTGTTGATGTTAGCTCAGTGCCTCTAGCAATAGGATTAACTGGCCAACGTGTTTTAGGAGTGCCAATCATAGTACAAGCATCACAG GCAGAAAAAAACAGAGCTGCAGCAATGGCGAACAATCTACAGAAGGGAAGTGCTGGACCTATGAGGCTTTATGTGGGCTCGTTACACTTTAACATAACTGAAGATATGCTTCGGGGAATCTTTGAGCCTTTTGGAAGG attgaaAGTATCCAGCTCATGATGGATAGTGAAACAGGTCGATCTAAGGGATATGGATTTATTACG TTTTCTGATTCAGAATGTGCCAAGAAGGCTTTGGAACAGCTTAATGGATTTGAGTTAGCAGGAAGACCAATGAAAGTTGGTCATGTTACTGAACGTACTGATGCTTCCAGTGCTAGCTCATTCTTGGACAGTGATGAACTGGAAAGGACTGGAATTGACTTGGGAACAACTGGTCGTCTCCAATTAATGGCAAGACTTGCAGAAG GTACAGGTTTGCAGATTCCACCAGCAGCACAGCAGGCTCTACAAATGAGTGGCTCTTTGGCATTTGGTGCTGTGGCAG ATTTGCAAACAAGACTTTCTCAACAGACTGAAG ctTCAGCTTTAGCTGCAGCTGCCTCTGTTCAGCCTCTTGCAACACAGTGTTTCCAACTTTCTAACATGTTTAACCCTCAAAC AGAAGAAGAAGTTGGATGGGATACAGAGATTAAGGATGATGTGATTGAAGAATGTAATAAACATGGAGGAGTTATTCATATTTATGTTGACAAAAATTCAGCtcag gGCAACGTGTATGTGAAGTGCCCATCAATTGCTGCAGCCATTGCTGCTGTCAATGCATTGCATGGCAGGTGGTTTGCTG GTAAAATGATAACAGCAGCATATGTACCTCTTCCAACTTATCACAACCTCTTCCCTGATTCTATGACAGCAACACAACTACTGGTTCCAAGTAGACGATGA
- the RBM39 gene encoding RNA-binding protein 39 isoform X4 — MADDIDIEAMLEAPYKKDENKLSSANGHEERSKKRKKSKSRSRSHERKRSKSKERKRSRDRERKKSKSRERKRSRSKERRRSRSRSRDRRFRGRYRSPYRRRSRSKSPFRKDKSPVREPIDNLTPEERDARTVFCMQLAARIRPRDLEEFFSTVGKVRDVRMISDRNSRRSKGIAYVEFVDVSSVPLAIGLTGQRVLGVPIIVQASQAEKNRAAAMANNLQKGSAGPMRLYVGSLHFNITEDMLRGIFEPFGRIESIQLMMDSETGRSKGYGFITFSDSECAKKALEQLNGFELAGRPMKVGHVTERTDASSASSFLDSDELERTGIDLGTTGRLQLMARLAEGTGLQIPPAAQQALQMSGSLAFGAVAEFSFVIDLQTRLSQQTEASALAAAASVQPLATQCFQLSNMFNPQTEEEVGWDTEIKDDVIEECNKHGGVIHIYVDKNSAQGNVYVKCPSIAAAIAAVNALHGRWFAGKMITAAYVPLPTYHNLFPDSMTATQLLVPSRR; from the exons AAGTTGAGCAGTGCTAACGGCCATGAAGAACGTAGCAAAAA gaggaaaaaaagcaagagcAGAAGTCGTAGTCATGAACGGAAAAGAAGCAAAAGTAAGGAACGGAAACGAAGTAgagatagagaaaggaaaaagagcaaaAGCCGAGAAAGGAAGCGAAGTAGGAGCAAAGAAAGGAGGCGGAGCCGCTCAAGAAGTCGAGATCGCAGATTCAGAGGCCGCTACAGAAGTCCTTA CAGACGACGTTCCCGAAGCAAAAGTCCATTCAGAAAAGACAAGAGCCCTGTGAG GGAACCTATTGATAATCTAACTCCTGAAGAAAGAGATGCAAGGACAGTTTTCTGCATGCAGCTGGCAGCAAGAATTAGGCCAAGGGATTTGGAAGAGTTTTTCTCTACAGTAGGAAAG gttcgAGATGTGAGAATGATTTCTGATAGAAATTCAAGACGTTCCAAAGGAATTGCATATGTGGAGTTTGTTGATGTTAGCTCAGTGCCTCTAGCAATAGGATTAACTGGCCAACGTGTTTTAGGAGTGCCAATCATAGTACAAGCATCACAG GCAGAAAAAAACAGAGCTGCAGCAATGGCGAACAATCTACAGAAGGGAAGTGCTGGACCTATGAGGCTTTATGTGGGCTCGTTACACTTTAACATAACTGAAGATATGCTTCGGGGAATCTTTGAGCCTTTTGGAAGG attgaaAGTATCCAGCTCATGATGGATAGTGAAACAGGTCGATCTAAGGGATATGGATTTATTACG TTTTCTGATTCAGAATGTGCCAAGAAGGCTTTGGAACAGCTTAATGGATTTGAGTTAGCAGGAAGACCAATGAAAGTTGGTCATGTTACTGAACGTACTGATGCTTCCAGTGCTAGCTCATTCTTGGACAGTGATGAACTGGAAAGGACTGGAATTGACTTGGGAACAACTGGTCGTCTCCAATTAATGGCAAGACTTGCAGAAG GTACAGGTTTGCAGATTCCACCAGCAGCACAGCAGGCTCTACAAATGAGTGGCTCTTTGGCATTTGGTGCTGTGGCAG AATTCTCTTTTGTTATAGATTTGCAAACAAGACTTTCTCAACAGACTGAAG ctTCAGCTTTAGCTGCAGCTGCCTCTGTTCAGCCTCTTGCAACACAGTGTTTCCAACTTTCTAACATGTTTAACCCTCAAAC AGAAGAAGAAGTTGGATGGGATACAGAGATTAAGGATGATGTGATTGAAGAATGTAATAAACATGGAGGAGTTATTCATATTTATGTTGACAAAAATTCAGCtcag gGCAACGTGTATGTGAAGTGCCCATCAATTGCTGCAGCCATTGCTGCTGTCAATGCATTGCATGGCAGGTGGTTTGCTG GTAAAATGATAACAGCAGCATATGTACCTCTTCCAACTTATCACAACCTCTTCCCTGATTCTATGACAGCAACACAACTACTGGTTCCAAGTAGACGATGA
- the RBM39 gene encoding RNA-binding protein 39 isoform X2 yields MKNVAKNKVSASLESSTSPCDWSVGFKIPEGGKKSKSRSRSHERKRSKSKERKRSRDRERKKSKSRERKRSRSKERRRSRSRSRDRRFRGRYRSPYSGPKFNSAIRGKIGLPHSIKLSRRRSRSKSPFRKDKSPVREPIDNLTPEERDARTVFCMQLAARIRPRDLEEFFSTVGKVRDVRMISDRNSRRSKGIAYVEFVDVSSVPLAIGLTGQRVLGVPIIVQASQAEKNRAAAMANNLQKGSAGPMRLYVGSLHFNITEDMLRGIFEPFGRIESIQLMMDSETGRSKGYGFITFSDSECAKKALEQLNGFELAGRPMKVGHVTERTDASSASSFLDSDELERTGIDLGTTGRLQLMARLAEGTGLQIPPAAQQALQMSGSLAFGAVAEFSFVIDLQTRLSQQTEASALAAAASVQPLATQCFQLSNMFNPQTEEEVGWDTEIKDDVIEECNKHGGVIHIYVDKNSAQGNVYVKCPSIAAAIAAVNALHGRWFAGKMITAAYVPLPTYHNLFPDSMTATQLLVPSRR; encoded by the exons ATGAAGAACGTAGCAAAAA ACAAAGTTTCTGCCTCCTTGGAAAGCTCTACATCTCCTTGTGATTGGAGTGTGGGTTTCAAGATTCCAGAAGGTGG gaaaaaaagcaagagcAGAAGTCGTAGTCATGAACGGAAAAGAAGCAAAAGTAAGGAACGGAAACGAAGTAgagatagagaaaggaaaaagagcaaaAGCCGAGAAAGGAAGCGAAGTAGGAGCAAAGAAAGGAGGCGGAGCCGCTCAAGAAGTCGAGATCGCAGATTCAGAGGCCGCTACAGAAGTCCTTA CTCCGGACCAAAATTTAACAGTGCCATCCGAGGAAAGATTGGGTTGCCTCATAGCATCAAATTAAG CAGACGACGTTCCCGAAGCAAAAGTCCATTCAGAAAAGACAAGAGCCCTGTGAG GGAACCTATTGATAATCTAACTCCTGAAGAAAGAGATGCAAGGACAGTTTTCTGCATGCAGCTGGCAGCAAGAATTAGGCCAAGGGATTTGGAAGAGTTTTTCTCTACAGTAGGAAAG gttcgAGATGTGAGAATGATTTCTGATAGAAATTCAAGACGTTCCAAAGGAATTGCATATGTGGAGTTTGTTGATGTTAGCTCAGTGCCTCTAGCAATAGGATTAACTGGCCAACGTGTTTTAGGAGTGCCAATCATAGTACAAGCATCACAG GCAGAAAAAAACAGAGCTGCAGCAATGGCGAACAATCTACAGAAGGGAAGTGCTGGACCTATGAGGCTTTATGTGGGCTCGTTACACTTTAACATAACTGAAGATATGCTTCGGGGAATCTTTGAGCCTTTTGGAAGG attgaaAGTATCCAGCTCATGATGGATAGTGAAACAGGTCGATCTAAGGGATATGGATTTATTACG TTTTCTGATTCAGAATGTGCCAAGAAGGCTTTGGAACAGCTTAATGGATTTGAGTTAGCAGGAAGACCAATGAAAGTTGGTCATGTTACTGAACGTACTGATGCTTCCAGTGCTAGCTCATTCTTGGACAGTGATGAACTGGAAAGGACTGGAATTGACTTGGGAACAACTGGTCGTCTCCAATTAATGGCAAGACTTGCAGAAG GTACAGGTTTGCAGATTCCACCAGCAGCACAGCAGGCTCTACAAATGAGTGGCTCTTTGGCATTTGGTGCTGTGGCAG AATTCTCTTTTGTTATAGATTTGCAAACAAGACTTTCTCAACAGACTGAAG ctTCAGCTTTAGCTGCAGCTGCCTCTGTTCAGCCTCTTGCAACACAGTGTTTCCAACTTTCTAACATGTTTAACCCTCAAAC AGAAGAAGAAGTTGGATGGGATACAGAGATTAAGGATGATGTGATTGAAGAATGTAATAAACATGGAGGAGTTATTCATATTTATGTTGACAAAAATTCAGCtcag gGCAACGTGTATGTGAAGTGCCCATCAATTGCTGCAGCCATTGCTGCTGTCAATGCATTGCATGGCAGGTGGTTTGCTG GTAAAATGATAACAGCAGCATATGTACCTCTTCCAACTTATCACAACCTCTTCCCTGATTCTATGACAGCAACACAACTACTGGTTCCAAGTAGACGATGA